A section of the Drosophila subobscura isolate 14011-0131.10 chromosome A, UCBerk_Dsub_1.0, whole genome shotgun sequence genome encodes:
- the LOC117896600 gene encoding vacuolar protein sorting-associated protein 33A isoform X2 produces MFSYLTSQNQRFNIQLLQEAAYRELIQHLDQIEGSTVIALDEAMIGPFTLVTKPKLFNERAIRIVTLKPDLVFPKDIRNIVYILRPRVSLMDQLVGHVKCYGLVSGRQFHILFAPRRSCLCINQLQNKGVLNSFSRIDELSWSFLPLDADVVTMEIPNAYRDLQRLYGRIPKIYGKGVQAQRVWNHAKNLGMEEKALYNGDKGAIDQLILLDRGIDLLSPLATQLTYEGLIDEFYGIRQNKLSLPAELFPSDKTAEGRRPDEYLPQTSEKKTILMHSGEQLYAELRNKNFNEVTKLLARKAREIHTQMHATSQDKTVQEIKSFVENILPQLMAQKKSTSEHTAIAGLIHEQVNATTFADDLAAEQDFMVCADIDKPSAFIEDKIARKADIRNVLRLICLQCAAASGLKDKLLIHYKREVAQVYGIEMLLTFSNLEMAGLLHPQTDSRAYAVLRKSLHLTVEDNVEVDPKDISYVHSFYAPLTARLVELSLKPLGWQTLKSQINNLHGPTFEDFQAQLIGIGGRHAGSMVSECSLLHVPRVVLVCFVGGCTFAEIAALRFLADQEDNNVEFLIATTKIINKNTFLDSLLSA; encoded by the exons ATGTTTTCCTATCTGACGAGTCAGAACCAACGTTTTAACATCCAACTTCTGCAGGAGGCTGCATATCGTGAGCTTATACAACACCTGGACCAGATCGAGGGCTCAACCGTCATCGCGCTGGACGAGGCAATGATTGGGCCGTTTACGCTAGTAACGAAACCAAAGCTTTTTAATGAACGAGCAATTAGGATTGTAACTCTTAAGCCGGACTTGGTCTTTCCCAAAGATATCAGAAACATCGTCTACATTCTTCGACCGAGAGTCTCGCTTATGGATCAACTGGTGGGTCATGTCAAATGTTATGGTCTGGTCAGTGGGCGCCAGTTCCATATTCTTTTTGCACCACGACGATCTTGCCTATGTATTAACCAGTTACAGAACAAAGGCGTGTTAAACAGTTTCAGTCGCATTGATGAGCTGTCCTGGAGCTTTCTGCCGCTAGATGCGGATGTGGTGACAATGGAGATACCTAATGCCTATCGCGAC CTACAGCGCCTTTATGGCCGCATTCCAAAGATCTACGGAAAGGGTGTCCAGGCACAACGCGTTTGGAATCACGCTAAAAATCTGGGAATGGAGGAAAAGGCGCTGTACAACGGCGACAAAGGGGCCATTGATCAGTTGATTCTGCTAGATAGGGGCATCGACCTGCTCAGCCCCCTGGCCACGCAGCTCACCTACGAGGGCCTCATCGACGAGTTCTACGGCATTCGGCAAAATAAGCTTTCACTCCCTGCAGAGTTGTTTCCCTCCGATAAGACAGCAGAAGGCCGTAGACCCGATGAATACTTGCCGCAAACttcagaaaagaaaaccatacTGATGCACTCTGGAGAGCAGCTGTACGCGGAGCTGCGTAATAAAAACTTTAACGAAGTAACCAAACTCCTTGCCcgcaaagcgagagagatccACACCCAGATGCACGCCACATCACAAGACAAGACCGTACAGGAAATCAAGAGTTTTGTGGAAAACATATTACCCCAGCTGATGGCCCAGAAGAAGTCAACTTCAGAGCACACAGCTATAGCCGGCCTTATTCACGAACAGGTGAATGCCACCACCTTCGCAGACGACCTAGCTGCGGAGCAAGACTTCATGGTCTGCGCCGATATAGACAAGCCTAGTGCGTTCATCGAGGACAAAATAGCCAGAAAGGCCGATATACGCAATGTGTTGCGCCTTATTTGCTTGCAgtgtgccgccgcctccggTCTCAAGGATAAGCTCCTCATCCACTACAAACGTGAGGTGGCCCAGGTCTATGGTATTGAAATGTTACTCACCTTCAGTAACCTAGAGATGGCCGGCCTGCTACATCCGCAGACGGATTCGCGAGCATATGCTGTGCTGAGAAAG TCGCTACATCTAACAGTAGAGGATAATGTCGAGGTAGATCCAAAGGACATCAGTTACGTACATAGCTTCTACGCTCCGCTGACCGCACGCCTGGTGGAACTTTCTTTGAAGCCGCTTGGCTGGCAGACACTGAAAAGCCAGATTAACAATCTCCACGGGCCGACCTTCGAGGACTTCCAAGCTCAGCTTATTGGAATAGGCGGTCGGCATGCGGGTTCCATGGTCAGCGAGTGCTCGCTGTTGCATGTTCCGCGCGTTGTACTGGTCTGCTTTGTAGGAGGATGCACGTTCGCGGAGATTGCCGCCCTGCGGTTTTTAGCAGACCAAGAGGATAACAATGTAGAATTTCTGATCGCAACCACCAAGATCATTAACAAGAACACATTCCTTGACAGCCTGTTAAGCGCATGA
- the LOC117898628 gene encoding serine/threonine-protein kinase Tao isoform X1 → MPSVRPGSLKDPEIADLFNKHDPEKIFEDLREIGHGSFGAVYYARCNLTKEIVAIKKMSYTGKQSQEKWQDILKEIRFLRQLNHPNTIEYKGCYLRESTAWLVMEYCVGSASDIIEVHKKPLHEDEIAAICLGVLSGLSYLHSLGRIHRDIKAGNILLTDNGIVKLADFGSAAIKCPANSFVGTPYWMAPEVILAMDEGQYDGKVDVWSLGITCIELAERKPPYFNMNAMSALYHIAQNESPMLPKNDWSDAFCRFVELCLKKMPVERPSSEELLMHEYVTRPRSDTVLLELIARTKSAVRELDNLNYRKMKKILMVDTCETESAMGDADDQQDDHVGGDSSKSNSITSEHSIHSVGVSAASSQSSSSNSIPAAAQNHHHIAAHHQRQAAAAVAVAMHHHYHLQQAQPSRPSGGGGQQQVVPGSAASRHRNRPPLPNIMHSMNNNVTPTNSASVVPAPVPAISVITHLSGIGHGTGGSSGGLLASGPGADRLPPIVCQPRYLTTPAAQAAVYAASSASSHHAISNAVNEHGPNNFATIRTTSIVTKQQKEHMQVGFQAFLSLQPLSLPIVKAFEKSKSAT, encoded by the exons ATGCCTTCGGTACGCCCTGGTAGTCTTAAAGATCCGGAAATAGCCGATCTATTCAACAAGCATGATCCGGAGAAGATTTTTGAGGATTTGCGGGAGATCGGCCATGGATCGTTTGGTGCCGTTTATTATGCCCGCTGCAATCTCACCAAGGAGATTGTGGCTATCAAGAAGATGTCGTATACGGGTAAACAGAGTCAAGAGAAGTGGCAGGACATACTCAAAGAGATTCG TTTCCTACGTCAATTAAATCATCCCAATACTATTGAGTACAAAGGCTGCTACCTACGCGAGTCGACCGCCTGGCTAGTGATGGAGTACTGTGTGGGTTCCGCCTCGGATATAATCGAGGTGCACAAGAAACCTCTACACGAGGACGAAATCGCCGCCATCTGTCTGGGTGTACTCAGTGGCTTGAGTTATTTACACTCCCTTGGTCGCATCCACCGTGACATAAAGGCTGGAAACATTCTACTTACAGACAACGGTATCGTCAAACTGGCTGACTTCGGTAGTGCGGCCATCAAGTGCCCTGCTAACAGCTTCGTCGGTACTCCCTATTGGATGGCTCCCGAGGTTATACTGGCTATGGACGAAGGCCAGTACGATGGCAAGGTGGATGTGTGGTCATTGGGCATCACCTGCATTGAGTTGGCTGAACGAAAGCCGCCCTACTTTAACATGAACGCCATGTCCGCACTCTATCACATTGCTCAAAATGAGTCGCCGATGCTTCCG AAGAATGACTGGTCAGATGCGTTCTGTAGATTTGTCGAGCTATGCCTCAAAAAGATGCCTGTCGAGCGTCCTTCTTCGGAAGAGCTCTTAATGCATGAGTATGTTACACGACCGCGCTCAGATACGGTCCTGTTAGAACTAATAGCTCGCACCAAGTCAGCCGTGCGCGAATTGGATAACCTCAACTACCGCAAGATGAAAAAGATACTCATGGTGGACACGtgcgagacagagagtgccATGGGCGATGCCGATGACCAACAGGACGATCATGTCGGCGgagacagcagcaagagcaataGTATTACTTCGGAACACTCCATACACTCTGTTGGTGTATCGGCAGCAAGTAGCCAG AGTTCATCATCAAATTCCATACCGGCTGCGGCACAGAATCATCACCATATAGCTGCTCACCATCAGcggcaagctgctgctgccgtggcaGTTGCCATGCATCATCACTATCATTTACAACAGGCGCAGCCCAGCAGGCCAAGTGGTGGcggcggacagcagcaggtggtTCCAGGCAGCGCAGCTTCGCGGCATCGTAATCGACCGCCGTTGCCAAACATCATGCACAGCATGAACAATAATGTGACGCCAACGAACTCGGCATCTGTGGTGCCAGCGCCTGTCCCGGCTATATCCGTGATCACACATCTAAGCGGAATAGGTCATGGCACAGGAGGCAGCAGTGGAGGGCTGCTGGCCTCCGGCCCTGGCGCTGATCGTTTGCCACCCATAGTATGTCAGCCGCGCTATCTGACAACTCCTGCCGCCCAGGCAGCCGTTTACGCTGCCTCTTCGGCCTCCTCGCACCATGCCATCTCCAATGCAGTCAACGAACACGGCCCCAATAACTTTGCCACCATACGCACCACCAGCATTGTcaccaagcagcagaaagagcacATGCAGGTAGGTTTTCAagctttcctttctttgcaACCCCTTTCTCTCCCTATCGTTAAAGCTTTTGAAAAATCAAAGTCTGCAACATAG
- the LOC117896600 gene encoding vacuolar protein sorting-associated protein 33A isoform X1 translates to MFSYLTSQNQRFNIQLLQEAAYRELIQHLDQIEGSTVIALDEAMIGPFTLVTKPKLFNERAIRIVTLKPDLVFPKDIRNIVYILRPRVSLMDQLVGHVKCYGLVSGRQFHILFAPRRSCLCINQLQNKGVLNSFSRIDELSWSFLPLDADVVTMEIPNAYRDVSIDGDTSSLYQVAIGLVQLQRLYGRIPKIYGKGVQAQRVWNHAKNLGMEEKALYNGDKGAIDQLILLDRGIDLLSPLATQLTYEGLIDEFYGIRQNKLSLPAELFPSDKTAEGRRPDEYLPQTSEKKTILMHSGEQLYAELRNKNFNEVTKLLARKAREIHTQMHATSQDKTVQEIKSFVENILPQLMAQKKSTSEHTAIAGLIHEQVNATTFADDLAAEQDFMVCADIDKPSAFIEDKIARKADIRNVLRLICLQCAAASGLKDKLLIHYKREVAQVYGIEMLLTFSNLEMAGLLHPQTDSRAYAVLRKSLHLTVEDNVEVDPKDISYVHSFYAPLTARLVELSLKPLGWQTLKSQINNLHGPTFEDFQAQLIGIGGRHAGSMVSECSLLHVPRVVLVCFVGGCTFAEIAALRFLADQEDNNVEFLIATTKIINKNTFLDSLLSA, encoded by the exons ATGTTTTCCTATCTGACGAGTCAGAACCAACGTTTTAACATCCAACTTCTGCAGGAGGCTGCATATCGTGAGCTTATACAACACCTGGACCAGATCGAGGGCTCAACCGTCATCGCGCTGGACGAGGCAATGATTGGGCCGTTTACGCTAGTAACGAAACCAAAGCTTTTTAATGAACGAGCAATTAGGATTGTAACTCTTAAGCCGGACTTGGTCTTTCCCAAAGATATCAGAAACATCGTCTACATTCTTCGACCGAGAGTCTCGCTTATGGATCAACTGGTGGGTCATGTCAAATGTTATGGTCTGGTCAGTGGGCGCCAGTTCCATATTCTTTTTGCACCACGACGATCTTGCCTATGTATTAACCAGTTACAGAACAAAGGCGTGTTAAACAGTTTCAGTCGCATTGATGAGCTGTCCTGGAGCTTTCTGCCGCTAGATGCGGATGTGGTGACAATGGAGATACCTAATGCCTATCGCGACGTAAGCATCGATGGCGACACAAGCTCTCTGTACCAGGTAGCTATTGGCCTCGTTCAGCTACAGCGCCTTTATGGCCGCATTCCAAAGATCTACGGAAAGGGTGTCCAGGCACAACGCGTTTGGAATCACGCTAAAAATCTGGGAATGGAGGAAAAGGCGCTGTACAACGGCGACAAAGGGGCCATTGATCAGTTGATTCTGCTAGATAGGGGCATCGACCTGCTCAGCCCCCTGGCCACGCAGCTCACCTACGAGGGCCTCATCGACGAGTTCTACGGCATTCGGCAAAATAAGCTTTCACTCCCTGCAGAGTTGTTTCCCTCCGATAAGACAGCAGAAGGCCGTAGACCCGATGAATACTTGCCGCAAACttcagaaaagaaaaccatacTGATGCACTCTGGAGAGCAGCTGTACGCGGAGCTGCGTAATAAAAACTTTAACGAAGTAACCAAACTCCTTGCCcgcaaagcgagagagatccACACCCAGATGCACGCCACATCACAAGACAAGACCGTACAGGAAATCAAGAGTTTTGTGGAAAACATATTACCCCAGCTGATGGCCCAGAAGAAGTCAACTTCAGAGCACACAGCTATAGCCGGCCTTATTCACGAACAGGTGAATGCCACCACCTTCGCAGACGACCTAGCTGCGGAGCAAGACTTCATGGTCTGCGCCGATATAGACAAGCCTAGTGCGTTCATCGAGGACAAAATAGCCAGAAAGGCCGATATACGCAATGTGTTGCGCCTTATTTGCTTGCAgtgtgccgccgcctccggTCTCAAGGATAAGCTCCTCATCCACTACAAACGTGAGGTGGCCCAGGTCTATGGTATTGAAATGTTACTCACCTTCAGTAACCTAGAGATGGCCGGCCTGCTACATCCGCAGACGGATTCGCGAGCATATGCTGTGCTGAGAAAG TCGCTACATCTAACAGTAGAGGATAATGTCGAGGTAGATCCAAAGGACATCAGTTACGTACATAGCTTCTACGCTCCGCTGACCGCACGCCTGGTGGAACTTTCTTTGAAGCCGCTTGGCTGGCAGACACTGAAAAGCCAGATTAACAATCTCCACGGGCCGACCTTCGAGGACTTCCAAGCTCAGCTTATTGGAATAGGCGGTCGGCATGCGGGTTCCATGGTCAGCGAGTGCTCGCTGTTGCATGTTCCGCGCGTTGTACTGGTCTGCTTTGTAGGAGGATGCACGTTCGCGGAGATTGCCGCCCTGCGGTTTTTAGCAGACCAAGAGGATAACAATGTAGAATTTCTGATCGCAACCACCAAGATCATTAACAAGAACACATTCCTTGACAGCCTGTTAAGCGCATGA
- the LOC117898628 gene encoding serine/threonine-protein kinase Tao isoform X2, with protein MPSVRPGSLKDPEIADLFNKHDPEKIFEDLREIGHGSFGAVYYARCNLTKEIVAIKKMSYTGKQSQEKWQDILKEIRFLRQLNHPNTIEYKGCYLRESTAWLVMEYCVGSASDIIEVHKKPLHEDEIAAICLGVLSGLSYLHSLGRIHRDIKAGNILLTDNGIVKLADFGSAAIKCPANSFVGTPYWMAPEVILAMDEGQYDGKVDVWSLGITCIELAERKPPYFNMNAMSALYHIAQNESPMLPNDWSDAFCRFVELCLKKMPVERPSSEELLMHEYVTRPRSDTVLLELIARTKSAVRELDNLNYRKMKKILMVDTCETESAMGDADDQQDDHVGGDSSKSNSITSEHSIHSVGVSAASSQSSSSNSIPAAAQNHHHIAAHHQRQAAAAVAVAMHHHYHLQQAQPSRPSGGGGQQQVVPGSAASRHRNRPPLPNIMHSMNNNVTPTNSASVVPAPVPAISVITHLSGIGHGTGGSSGGLLASGPGADRLPPIVCQPRYLTTPAAQAAVYAASSASSHHAISNAVNEHGPNNFATIRTTSIVTKQQKEHMQVGFQAFLSLQPLSLPIVKAFEKSKSAT; from the exons ATGCCTTCGGTACGCCCTGGTAGTCTTAAAGATCCGGAAATAGCCGATCTATTCAACAAGCATGATCCGGAGAAGATTTTTGAGGATTTGCGGGAGATCGGCCATGGATCGTTTGGTGCCGTTTATTATGCCCGCTGCAATCTCACCAAGGAGATTGTGGCTATCAAGAAGATGTCGTATACGGGTAAACAGAGTCAAGAGAAGTGGCAGGACATACTCAAAGAGATTCG TTTCCTACGTCAATTAAATCATCCCAATACTATTGAGTACAAAGGCTGCTACCTACGCGAGTCGACCGCCTGGCTAGTGATGGAGTACTGTGTGGGTTCCGCCTCGGATATAATCGAGGTGCACAAGAAACCTCTACACGAGGACGAAATCGCCGCCATCTGTCTGGGTGTACTCAGTGGCTTGAGTTATTTACACTCCCTTGGTCGCATCCACCGTGACATAAAGGCTGGAAACATTCTACTTACAGACAACGGTATCGTCAAACTGGCTGACTTCGGTAGTGCGGCCATCAAGTGCCCTGCTAACAGCTTCGTCGGTACTCCCTATTGGATGGCTCCCGAGGTTATACTGGCTATGGACGAAGGCCAGTACGATGGCAAGGTGGATGTGTGGTCATTGGGCATCACCTGCATTGAGTTGGCTGAACGAAAGCCGCCCTACTTTAACATGAACGCCATGTCCGCACTCTATCACATTGCTCAAAATGAGTCGCCGATGCTTCCG AATGACTGGTCAGATGCGTTCTGTAGATTTGTCGAGCTATGCCTCAAAAAGATGCCTGTCGAGCGTCCTTCTTCGGAAGAGCTCTTAATGCATGAGTATGTTACACGACCGCGCTCAGATACGGTCCTGTTAGAACTAATAGCTCGCACCAAGTCAGCCGTGCGCGAATTGGATAACCTCAACTACCGCAAGATGAAAAAGATACTCATGGTGGACACGtgcgagacagagagtgccATGGGCGATGCCGATGACCAACAGGACGATCATGTCGGCGgagacagcagcaagagcaataGTATTACTTCGGAACACTCCATACACTCTGTTGGTGTATCGGCAGCAAGTAGCCAG AGTTCATCATCAAATTCCATACCGGCTGCGGCACAGAATCATCACCATATAGCTGCTCACCATCAGcggcaagctgctgctgccgtggcaGTTGCCATGCATCATCACTATCATTTACAACAGGCGCAGCCCAGCAGGCCAAGTGGTGGcggcggacagcagcaggtggtTCCAGGCAGCGCAGCTTCGCGGCATCGTAATCGACCGCCGTTGCCAAACATCATGCACAGCATGAACAATAATGTGACGCCAACGAACTCGGCATCTGTGGTGCCAGCGCCTGTCCCGGCTATATCCGTGATCACACATCTAAGCGGAATAGGTCATGGCACAGGAGGCAGCAGTGGAGGGCTGCTGGCCTCCGGCCCTGGCGCTGATCGTTTGCCACCCATAGTATGTCAGCCGCGCTATCTGACAACTCCTGCCGCCCAGGCAGCCGTTTACGCTGCCTCTTCGGCCTCCTCGCACCATGCCATCTCCAATGCAGTCAACGAACACGGCCCCAATAACTTTGCCACCATACGCACCACCAGCATTGTcaccaagcagcagaaagagcacATGCAGGTAGGTTTTCAagctttcctttctttgcaACCCCTTTCTCTCCCTATCGTTAAAGCTTTTGAAAAATCAAAGTCTGCAACATAG